In the Flagellimonas sp. MMG031 genome, one interval contains:
- a CDS encoding thioredoxin family protein: protein MKNIIYILLLCFSGLLQAQQWEESFDAALAKASAEEKPIVLVFSGSDWCAPCIRLKRHIFDSDEFKAYASEHYVMYDADFPRKKQNKLPEEKMNVNKSLAEKYNPKGYFPLVVVMDKNQKVLGTTGFVARTSPEKYIKTLNKFIQ, encoded by the coding sequence ATGAAAAATATCATCTATATACTACTACTTTGCTTTTCCGGCCTGCTTCAAGCACAACAATGGGAAGAAAGTTTTGATGCGGCCCTTGCCAAAGCGTCGGCCGAAGAGAAACCGATTGTTCTTGTGTTTTCGGGTTCGGATTGGTGTGCTCCTTGCATCCGTTTAAAGCGACATATTTTTGACAGCGATGAGTTTAAGGCCTACGCTTCGGAACATTATGTGATGTACGATGCCGATTTCCCTCGGAAGAAGCAGAACAAACTGCCCGAGGAAAAGATGAACGTAAACAAATCCCTAGCTGAAAAATATAACCCAAAGGGTTATTTTCCGTTGGTGGTGGTGATGGACAAAAATCAGAAAGTCTTGGGAACCACCGGCTTTGTGGCCCGAACCAGTCCCGAAAAGTATATCAAGACCCTTAACAAGTTCATCCAATGA
- a CDS encoding AIR synthase related protein gives MSSDTSKRYAQRGVSASKEDVHNAIKNIDKGLFPKAFCKIVPDYLTGSEDHCLVMHADGAGTKSSLAYMYWKETGDISVWKGIAQDALIMNVDDLICVGATDNIMLSSTIGRNKNLIPGEVISAIINGTEELIADLEKHGITIRSTGGETADVGDLVRTIIVDSTVTARMERKNVIDNANIKAGDVIVGLASFGKASYETEYNGGMGSNGLTSARHDVFSKYLAKKYPESFDASVPEELVYSGNAKLSDKVPGSPLDAGKLVLSPTRTYAPIIKKVLERYSSKEIHGMVHCSGGAQTKILHFVEDLHIIKDNMFPIPPLFKLIQEQSNTDWKEMYQVFNCGHRMELYVDESVAEEIIAISQSFDVDAQIIGRVEPSDTKKLAIQSTYGKFTY, from the coding sequence ATGTCATCCGATACCAGTAAGAGATATGCACAACGAGGTGTTTCCGCCTCCAAGGAAGATGTGCACAACGCTATCAAAAATATCGACAAAGGCCTTTTTCCCAAAGCTTTCTGTAAAATTGTACCCGATTACCTTACGGGTAGCGAGGACCATTGTTTGGTAATGCATGCCGATGGTGCTGGTACCAAGTCCTCTTTGGCCTATATGTATTGGAAGGAAACGGGGGATATTTCCGTGTGGAAGGGAATTGCCCAAGATGCCTTAATCATGAACGTGGACGATCTGATCTGTGTGGGTGCAACAGATAATATTATGTTGTCCTCCACCATTGGGCGAAACAAAAACTTGATTCCCGGAGAGGTGATTTCCGCTATCATCAATGGCACCGAAGAATTGATTGCCGATTTGGAGAAACACGGTATCACCATTCGGTCTACAGGAGGTGAAACGGCCGATGTGGGCGATTTGGTGCGAACCATAATCGTGGATTCCACGGTAACGGCCCGGATGGAACGCAAAAATGTTATCGACAATGCCAATATCAAAGCAGGTGATGTGATCGTAGGCTTGGCTTCCTTCGGAAAGGCGAGCTATGAAACCGAGTATAATGGCGGCATGGGGAGCAATGGACTTACCTCGGCGCGCCATGATGTGTTCTCCAAATATTTGGCCAAAAAATACCCAGAAAGTTTTGATGCCTCCGTTCCAGAGGAATTGGTGTATTCGGGGAATGCAAAATTGTCCGATAAGGTGCCAGGTTCACCCCTTGATGCGGGAAAACTGGTTTTGTCGCCCACCCGGACCTACGCACCCATCATCAAAAAGGTGTTGGAGCGCTATTCATCCAAAGAAATTCACGGTATGGTGCATTGCAGCGGTGGTGCACAGACCAAAATTCTCCACTTTGTGGAGGACCTTCACATCATCAAGGACAATATGTTTCCCATTCCACCATTGTTCAAATTGATACAGGAACAATCCAATACCGATTGGAAAGAAATGTACCAGGTGTTCAATTGCGGACATCGTATGGAACTGTATGTGGATGAGAGTGTTGCGGAGGAGATTATCGCCATTTCGCAGAGTTTTGATGTGGATGCCCAAATTATTGGTCGAGTGGAACCCTCCGATACCAAAAAATTGGCCATCCAGAGTACCTACGGCAAGTTTACCTATTAG
- a CDS encoding DUF4266 domain-containing protein, producing the protein MQKLFWFIILLIGLNSCVVVREYDKVYVNDEEMQLSARPCERFETNFHIYREASAGANGGKTGGGCGCN; encoded by the coding sequence ATGCAAAAACTCTTTTGGTTTATCATACTTCTGATTGGTCTCAATTCCTGCGTTGTCGTTCGGGAATACGACAAGGTGTACGTGAACGATGAGGAGATGCAATTGAGTGCAAGGCCGTGCGAGCGGTTCGAGACCAATTTTCATATTTATAGGGAGGCATCCGCTGGTGCCAACGGAGGCAAAACAGGTGGGGGATGCGGATGCAATTAA
- a CDS encoding DUF3570 domain-containing protein encodes MTELSKSIKTIFLFFFLMKAGMGWSQQSNTSYKRRVLEASEVDLLFSYYNQDGQNAAVTGGEGTEELTDATSSIVLRMPMNEDDILTVDVGLSAYTSASSSNVNPLDGGVDVSPFDASSGESRKDVLAYINPTYEHSSDDRNTIWSVNGYFSSEYDYVSIGFGGSFTKLFNEKNTEITLSGRVFLDKWNSQYPIELRNGFFDDRITGNGTYQPIFSEFENENRNSYSLSLSFSQILTPKLQGALFMDVVSQNGLLSTPFQRVYFSDFEDFFIDEFQLADNVEQLPESRFKLPVGGRLNYYLNDLVILRSYYRFYWDDWGVQSHTASLEAPIKLTDKFTLFPTYRYYTQTAADYFYPKEEAFSTFEFYTSDYDLSNYDAHQYGMGVQYKDIFTSTRVLSFGLKTINMRFSQYDRSDGLNAFIVTLGTTFVGN; translated from the coding sequence ATGACCGAATTATCCAAATCCATAAAAACCATTTTTCTTTTCTTCTTCTTGATGAAGGCAGGTATGGGCTGGTCACAGCAGAGCAATACCTCTTATAAACGAAGAGTTCTAGAAGCTAGTGAAGTTGACTTGTTGTTCAGTTATTACAATCAGGATGGGCAAAATGCAGCCGTTACCGGCGGTGAGGGCACGGAGGAGTTGACGGATGCCACTTCGAGCATCGTGCTTCGCATGCCTATGAACGAAGACGATATCTTAACGGTAGATGTGGGTCTTTCTGCCTATACTTCAGCATCTTCCAGTAACGTCAATCCTTTGGATGGCGGCGTGGATGTGAGCCCGTTTGATGCCTCTTCGGGCGAATCGCGCAAGGATGTGCTGGCTTATATCAACCCAACTTACGAGCACAGTTCCGATGACCGCAATACCATTTGGAGCGTCAATGGCTATTTTTCATCTGAGTACGATTATGTTTCGATTGGATTTGGTGGCAGTTTTACCAAATTGTTCAATGAAAAGAATACGGAAATCACCCTAAGCGGTCGTGTGTTTCTGGACAAATGGAATTCGCAATACCCCATAGAGCTGCGCAACGGTTTTTTTGATGATCGAATCACTGGAAATGGGACCTATCAACCCATTTTTTCGGAATTTGAAAATGAAAACAGAAACTCCTATTCACTTTCGTTGAGTTTCAGCCAAATATTGACGCCAAAATTGCAGGGAGCACTATTTATGGATGTAGTTTCGCAGAATGGTCTGTTGAGCACGCCCTTCCAGCGGGTCTATTTTTCGGATTTTGAGGATTTTTTTATCGATGAGTTCCAATTGGCGGACAATGTGGAGCAATTGCCCGAAAGCCGTTTCAAACTACCTGTGGGTGGGCGGTTGAACTATTATCTGAACGATTTGGTGATACTGCGTTCCTACTACCGTTTTTATTGGGACGATTGGGGAGTTCAGTCGCACACAGCGAGTTTGGAGGCGCCGATTAAGCTTACGGATAAGTTTACGCTGTTTCCCACCTATCGATACTATACCCAAACAGCTGCCGATTATTTCTATCCAAAAGAAGAGGCCTTCTCTACCTTCGAGTTTTATACGTCCGATTACGATTTGTCCAACTATGATGCGCATCAATATGGAATGGGAGTACAGTACAAGGACATTTTTACCAGCACCCGGGTGCTCAGCTTTGGGTTAAAGACCATCAACATGCGCTTTAGTCAATACGACCGTAGCGATGGTCTCAATGCCTTTATCGTTACCTTGGGGACTACTTTTGTTGGTAACTGA
- the prfA gene encoding peptide chain release factor 1 — MLDKLNIVKQRFDEVSDLIIQPDIIADQKRYVKLNKEYKDLKVLSEKRDEYITLTNNIQEAEEIIADGSDAEMVEMAKMQLDEAKSALPQLEEEIKFLLIPKDPEDAKNVVMEIRAGTGGDEASIFAGDLFRMYTKYCESKGWKTNVIDLSEGTSGGYKEIHFEVNGEDVYGTLKFEAGVHRVQRVPQTETQGRVHTSAATVMVIPEAEEFDVQIDPKDVRIDYFCSSGPGGQSVNTTYSAVRLTHEPTGIVAQCQDEKSQHKNKDKAFKVLRARLYDMELAKKQAEDAAKRNSQVSSGDRSAKIRTYNYPQGRVTDHRIGLTLYDLQNIINGDIQKIIDELMLVENTEKLKEASEIF; from the coding sequence ATGCTAGACAAACTCAACATTGTAAAACAACGTTTTGATGAGGTTTCGGACCTGATCATACAACCCGATATTATTGCGGACCAAAAACGGTACGTAAAACTCAACAAAGAATATAAGGACCTTAAAGTACTCAGCGAAAAGCGGGATGAGTACATTACCCTTACCAATAATATTCAAGAGGCCGAAGAAATCATTGCCGATGGCAGCGATGCCGAAATGGTGGAAATGGCCAAAATGCAATTGGACGAGGCAAAAAGCGCCCTGCCCCAATTGGAGGAGGAAATCAAATTCCTTTTGATTCCCAAAGATCCTGAAGATGCCAAGAACGTGGTTATGGAAATCCGTGCAGGTACAGGTGGAGACGAAGCCAGTATTTTTGCCGGAGACTTATTCCGCATGTATACCAAATACTGTGAATCCAAAGGGTGGAAGACCAATGTAATCGATTTGAGCGAAGGAACCAGTGGTGGTTATAAGGAAATCCATTTCGAGGTGAATGGGGAAGATGTGTACGGTACCCTCAAGTTTGAGGCGGGCGTACACCGTGTGCAACGCGTGCCACAGACCGAAACCCAAGGTAGGGTGCACACCAGCGCCGCTACCGTAATGGTAATTCCAGAAGCGGAAGAATTTGATGTGCAAATAGACCCCAAAGATGTTCGGATTGATTATTTCTGTTCGTCCGGACCGGGTGGGCAGTCGGTGAACACTACGTACTCGGCGGTGCGATTGACGCACGAACCAACAGGGATTGTTGCGCAATGTCAGGATGAAAAATCACAGCACAAAAACAAGGATAAAGCCTTTAAGGTACTTCGTGCCCGTTTGTACGATATGGAATTGGCCAAAAAGCAGGCCGAAGATGCAGCCAAACGGAATTCCCAAGTGAGCAGTGGCGACCGTTCGGCCAAAATCCGCACCTACAATTATCCGCAGGGTAGGGTAACCGACCACCGAATCGGGCTTACGCTTTATGATTTGCAGAATATCATCAATGGGGATATTCAAAAAATCATTGATGAGCTGATGTTGGTAGAGAACACCGAAAAACTCAAGGAAGCTTCCGAGATATTCTAA
- a CDS encoding glutamine synthetase beta-grasp domain-containing protein — protein sequence MSKSKLEYLWLDGYEPTANIRSKTRIEEDFSGKLEDCPMWSFDGSSTKQAEGGSSDCLLKPVAIYPDPARRNGYLVMTEVLNPDGTPHVSNSRATIDDDNDDFWFGFEQEYFIMDTATQLPLGFPVGGYPGPQGLYYCSVGGRNTWGRDLVEEHADLCLDAGLQFEGINQEVAAGQWEFQLFAKGAKKAGDEIWVARYLLQRLTESYGYYIEYHPKPIKGDWNGSGMHANFSNTLLRTCGSKEVYEKVCEAFRPVTAEHIAVYGEYNDERLTGKHETASISDFSYGVSDRGASIRIPILTVEKGWKGWLEDRRPASNADPYKVAAVIVKTVKSANV from the coding sequence ATGAGCAAATCTAAATTAGAGTATCTATGGTTGGATGGGTATGAACCAACAGCCAATATTAGAAGTAAGACTAGAATTGAGGAAGATTTTAGCGGTAAATTGGAAGACTGCCCGATGTGGTCCTTCGACGGTTCTTCTACTAAACAAGCTGAAGGTGGTTCCTCTGACTGCCTATTGAAACCTGTTGCCATTTATCCCGACCCAGCTCGAAGAAATGGCTACTTGGTGATGACCGAGGTATTGAACCCCGATGGAACTCCGCACGTGAGCAATTCCAGAGCCACTATTGATGATGACAATGATGATTTCTGGTTTGGATTTGAGCAGGAGTACTTTATTATGGATACGGCCACCCAACTGCCGCTTGGCTTCCCTGTAGGTGGTTATCCTGGACCACAAGGTCTATATTATTGCTCTGTTGGTGGTAGAAACACTTGGGGCAGAGACCTTGTTGAAGAGCATGCCGACCTATGTTTGGATGCAGGCCTTCAGTTTGAAGGAATCAATCAAGAGGTTGCTGCTGGACAGTGGGAATTCCAATTGTTCGCCAAAGGTGCCAAGAAAGCCGGTGATGAGATTTGGGTAGCACGATACTTGCTACAGCGATTGACCGAGAGCTATGGTTACTATATTGAGTACCATCCAAAACCCATCAAAGGTGACTGGAACGGTTCCGGTATGCACGCCAACTTCTCGAACACCTTGTTGAGAACTTGTGGGTCGAAAGAAGTATACGAAAAGGTATGTGAGGCTTTCCGTCCGGTAACCGCAGAGCACATTGCCGTTTATGGTGAGTACAACGATGAGCGATTGACCGGTAAGCACGAGACTGCCTCCATTAGCGATTTTAGCTATGGAGTTTCCGATAGAGGTGCTTCTATCCGAATTCCAATTTTGACCGTAGAGAAAGGATGGAAAGGATGGTTGGAAGACCGAAGACCAGCTTCCAACGCTGACCCATACAAAGTAGCGGCCGTTATTGTGAAAACAGTAAAATCCGCCAACGTATAA
- a CDS encoding Rieske 2Fe-2S domain-containing protein: MERKEFLRSLGAGAAFALTFPCLHGCSKDEVNGNLVEEPTGVDFTIDLTSNEAANLSQNGGFILKNLVVVARNLEGEYVAASQVCSHESYDQVRFVNQNGGIFYCDVHGSRFDQDGTPLNQVDGNPARALKVFNTELNGSELRVFE; the protein is encoded by the coding sequence ATGGAAAGAAAGGAATTCCTACGAAGTTTGGGCGCAGGTGCTGCCTTTGCCCTCACATTTCCCTGTTTGCACGGTTGCTCCAAGGATGAAGTGAATGGAAATTTGGTGGAAGAACCCACTGGAGTCGACTTTACCATCGACCTGACTTCGAACGAAGCAGCAAATCTTTCGCAGAATGGCGGGTTTATCTTAAAAAATTTAGTTGTGGTCGCTAGAAATTTGGAAGGCGAATATGTGGCCGCAAGCCAAGTTTGCAGTCATGAATCCTATGATCAGGTACGTTTTGTGAACCAGAACGGTGGTATATTTTATTGTGATGTCCACGGGTCTCGTTTCGACCAAGACGGCACACCGCTCAACCAGGTAGATGGAAACCCTGCCAGAGCCTTGAAGGTTTTCAATACGGAACTCAACGGTTCCGAATTACGGGTATTTGAGTAG
- a CDS encoding BlaI/MecI/CopY family transcriptional regulator encodes MQKLTNKEEEVMKILWELEKAFVKEILEKIEGEKPHYNTLSTIVRNLQEKGYVDHEAFGNTHRYFPVISKEQYRKKFVNAAIADYYNDSFKSLVSHFAQEEKISISELKEIIELIERKK; translated from the coding sequence ATGCAAAAATTGACCAATAAAGAAGAGGAAGTCATGAAAATCCTCTGGGAGCTCGAAAAGGCTTTTGTAAAGGAAATCCTGGAAAAAATCGAAGGGGAAAAGCCGCACTACAACACTTTATCCACCATAGTTCGGAATCTCCAGGAAAAAGGATATGTGGACCATGAAGCCTTTGGCAACACCCATCGCTATTTCCCCGTGATCAGCAAGGAACAGTACCGCAAAAAATTTGTGAATGCTGCCATTGCCGATTATTATAATGATTCCTTTAAAAGTTTGGTCTCACATTTTGCACAGGAAGAAAAAATATCCATTTCTGAACTCAAGGAAATTATCGAACTCATAGAAAGGAAGAAATAA
- a CDS encoding calcium/sodium antiporter, whose protein sequence is MRNLLFILLGLALLIAGGNWLLKSAVALSLKLNIPKIVIGMTVVSFATSAPELIVSIKSALDGFPDIALGNVVGSNIANLGLVLAVTVILRNIEVRKSFYTTDWPVMMVASLLFFGFIYFDGQLGQTEGIVLVSSLFVFLVYLLRFQKTAVVDDAPEDDVPLPLYKTVLFLGLGGAALWGGSELLIDGAVGLASSFGVSDRVIGITVVSVGTSIPELAASVIAVIKKEKAISVGNLIGSNIFNLLAVLGITSIITPITVVDQGLLSNDIFWMLGISFLILPLVFFPKGLRLGWRDGLVLAAFYTAFVYFTIT, encoded by the coding sequence TTGAGAAATCTGTTGTTTATACTTTTGGGTCTGGCCCTTTTGATTGCGGGAGGAAATTGGCTGTTGAAGTCAGCGGTGGCATTATCGCTTAAGTTGAATATTCCTAAAATTGTGATAGGGATGACGGTGGTTTCTTTCGCAACCTCGGCACCAGAACTTATTGTAAGTATAAAGTCCGCATTGGATGGCTTTCCCGATATTGCCTTGGGCAATGTGGTGGGTTCCAACATTGCCAATTTGGGACTGGTGTTGGCCGTTACGGTAATCTTGCGCAATATTGAGGTGCGCAAAAGTTTTTATACCACCGACTGGCCGGTGATGATGGTGGCCTCCTTGCTCTTTTTTGGTTTTATTTATTTTGATGGGCAATTGGGACAAACCGAGGGCATAGTGCTGGTGTCCTCATTATTTGTGTTTTTAGTGTATCTGCTTCGTTTTCAAAAAACAGCCGTGGTGGATGATGCGCCCGAGGACGATGTACCTCTGCCCCTCTACAAAACAGTCTTGTTCTTGGGACTGGGCGGTGCTGCCCTTTGGGGCGGTTCCGAATTACTTATCGATGGAGCTGTTGGACTGGCTTCGTCCTTTGGAGTGAGTGACCGGGTAATCGGGATAACCGTTGTATCGGTAGGGACCAGTATACCAGAGTTGGCGGCATCCGTAATTGCGGTTATCAAAAAGGAGAAGGCCATTTCTGTTGGCAACTTGATCGGTTCCAATATCTTTAATCTGTTGGCGGTGTTGGGAATCACTTCTATCATCACGCCTATAACCGTGGTGGACCAAGGATTGTTGTCCAACGACATATTTTGGATGTTGGGCATATCCTTCCTTATTTTGCCCTTGGTGTTCTTCCCCAAAGGATTACGATTGGGGTGGAGGGACGGTCTGGTCCTTGCGGCCTTTTATACCGCATTTGTATACTTTACCATAACATAA
- a CDS encoding FAD:protein FMN transferase, producing the protein MKTLLVLTCSLCCLLSFGQSRQTDVTVKKTLKLMGTRFEITVVAPNEEIGYINIDEAVSEIERIERVISSWDEKSETSLINKNAGIKPVKVSRELFNLIERAIKISEITDGAFDITYASMDQIWKFDGSMDKKPTADEIKNSVAKVGYQKLVLDVENATVFLPEKGMKIGFGAIGKGYAADKAKDLLVSKEVKGGIINASGDLTTWGTKVTGEKWLVGIANPLSKDKVFSWLPVVESSVATSGNYEKYIIIDGEKYSHIIDPRTGYPTKGINSVSIFAKQAELCDALATAVFTMGRDVGLHMINQIDGVEAVIVDSENKVHRSSGILFDTN; encoded by the coding sequence ATGAAGACCCTACTTGTCTTGACCTGCAGTCTGTGTTGCCTGCTGTCGTTCGGGCAGTCGAGGCAAACGGATGTGACGGTAAAAAAGACCTTGAAATTGATGGGGACCCGGTTTGAGATTACCGTCGTGGCACCCAACGAGGAAATAGGGTACATCAACATTGACGAAGCTGTTTCCGAAATTGAACGTATCGAAAGGGTCATTTCATCATGGGATGAAAAATCAGAAACCTCCTTGATCAACAAAAATGCCGGTATTAAACCTGTAAAGGTGAGTCGGGAACTGTTTAATTTGATAGAACGGGCAATCAAAATATCAGAAATCACCGATGGGGCCTTCGATATCACCTATGCTTCCATGGACCAAATCTGGAAGTTTGATGGGAGCATGGACAAAAAGCCCACGGCTGACGAAATCAAAAACTCTGTGGCGAAGGTGGGGTATCAAAAACTGGTTTTGGATGTCGAAAACGCAACCGTATTTCTTCCCGAAAAAGGCATGAAAATCGGATTTGGAGCCATCGGCAAAGGCTATGCCGCCGATAAGGCTAAAGATCTATTGGTTTCCAAAGAGGTCAAAGGAGGAATCATCAATGCTTCTGGTGATCTTACTACTTGGGGAACCAAAGTCACAGGCGAAAAATGGTTGGTGGGCATCGCCAATCCGCTCAGTAAGGATAAAGTGTTCAGTTGGCTGCCTGTTGTGGAGTCCTCTGTGGCCACATCCGGGAATTATGAAAAGTATATTATCATCGACGGGGAAAAATACTCCCATATTATCGACCCAAGAACGGGGTACCCCACCAAGGGCATCAATAGTGTATCCATTTTTGCGAAGCAAGCCGAGCTGTGCGATGCCTTGGCCACCGCTGTCTTTACCATGGGCCGCGATGTTGGTCTGCATATGATCAATCAAATTGATGGGGTAGAGGCCGTCATTGTGGATTCGGAAAATAAAGTTCATCGAAGTTCGGGCATCCTGTTCGATACGAATTAG
- a CDS encoding glutamine synthetase III yields the protein MPKTRFDALAESRNRTHADINETGKRSELFGKNVFNEEKMLQFLTAEAFEKVKSAIFQGTKIDRKIADQVAEGMKAWALSMGATHYTHWFQPLTGATAEKHDAFFDILPNGKAMEKFGGAQLVQQEPDASSFPSGGIRNTFEARGYTAWDPTSPAFIYKTTLCIPTIFVAYTGEALDNKAPLLRALQAVDQAATGVAQYFDKNVRKVYATLGWEQEYFLIDKALVNSRMDLSVTGRTLVGSFSAKGQQLDDHYFGVIPARVLGFMSELEKECTKLGIPVKTRHNEVAPNQFELAPVFEEANLSVDHNLLLMDVMEEIADKYNFSVLFHEKPFAGINGSGKHNNWSLATDTGVNLLSPGSTPMKNLQFLTFFVNTIKAVDTYEELLRASIASASNDHRLGANEAPPPIISIFIGKQLSDVLDELEGVSKGKLSPQEKTELKLNVVGKIPEILLDNTDRNRTSPFAFTGNKFEMRGVGAKTNCAKPMTMLNTIVAKQLTDFKKEVDALIDKKNLKKDEAVFNVLREYIKTSKRIRFEGDGYGMEWQEEARRRKLSINKNTPEALQVITAKESLELFKQMDVMNEVELKAHKEVELGAYIFHIQIEGRVLGEMVYNHIIPAAVKYQNILLENIHGLKEVYGAAHKKMGEVQLNILEQIAEHIVEIKKLTDEMADARKRANGMSAVEKKAQAYCNNVKPYFDKIREHSDTLEKLVADEFWPFTKYREMLFSK from the coding sequence ATGCCGAAAACAAGATTTGATGCCTTGGCCGAAAGCCGAAATAGGACACATGCTGATATAAACGAAACTGGTAAAAGATCCGAGCTGTTTGGGAAAAATGTCTTCAATGAAGAAAAAATGCTCCAGTTCCTTACCGCCGAAGCATTTGAAAAGGTAAAATCTGCGATTTTTCAGGGAACCAAAATAGACCGAAAAATTGCCGACCAAGTGGCCGAGGGGATGAAAGCTTGGGCACTTTCCATGGGAGCTACCCATTATACACATTGGTTTCAACCGTTGACCGGTGCCACTGCGGAAAAGCACGATGCTTTTTTCGATATCCTGCCCAATGGCAAGGCCATGGAAAAGTTTGGCGGGGCACAACTCGTACAGCAAGAACCCGATGCATCCAGCTTTCCGAGCGGAGGAATCCGTAATACCTTCGAGGCCCGGGGCTATACCGCTTGGGACCCTACCTCTCCGGCATTTATTTATAAGACAACACTCTGTATCCCAACCATATTCGTTGCCTATACTGGTGAAGCCTTGGACAACAAGGCGCCTCTTTTGCGGGCCCTACAGGCGGTGGACCAAGCCGCGACCGGAGTGGCACAGTATTTTGACAAAAACGTACGGAAGGTTTATGCCACATTAGGTTGGGAGCAAGAATACTTTTTGATAGATAAGGCATTGGTCAATTCCCGAATGGACCTCTCTGTGACGGGACGGACATTGGTGGGCAGTTTTTCGGCCAAAGGCCAACAATTGGACGATCACTATTTTGGTGTGATCCCAGCAAGGGTCTTGGGCTTTATGAGCGAACTGGAAAAAGAATGTACCAAATTGGGCATTCCAGTGAAGACACGCCATAACGAGGTGGCGCCCAATCAGTTTGAGCTTGCTCCAGTTTTTGAAGAGGCCAATCTTTCCGTAGACCATAATTTATTGTTGATGGACGTGATGGAGGAGATTGCCGATAAATACAACTTCTCGGTGCTGTTCCACGAAAAGCCCTTTGCGGGAATCAATGGTTCGGGAAAACATAACAACTGGTCTTTGGCTACCGATACAGGCGTCAACCTGTTGAGTCCGGGGAGTACACCCATGAAAAATCTTCAGTTTTTGACCTTCTTTGTGAATACGATCAAAGCTGTGGACACTTATGAGGAATTATTGAGGGCATCCATAGCCTCTGCCAGCAACGACCATCGATTGGGAGCCAACGAGGCACCCCCTCCCATCATTTCCATATTTATAGGAAAGCAGTTGAGCGATGTGCTGGATGAACTCGAAGGGGTTTCCAAAGGAAAATTATCACCCCAAGAAAAAACGGAGCTCAAATTGAACGTGGTTGGAAAGATTCCCGAAATATTGCTCGACAATACGGATAGGAACAGAACCTCGCCTTTTGCGTTTACGGGAAATAAGTTTGAAATGAGAGGGGTAGGGGCCAAGACGAATTGTGCAAAGCCCATGACCATGCTCAATACCATTGTTGCCAAACAGTTGACCGACTTTAAAAAGGAGGTCGATGCGCTTATCGACAAGAAAAACCTGAAAAAGGACGAGGCGGTTTTCAATGTGCTTCGGGAATATATCAAAACCTCCAAGCGTATTCGTTTTGAAGGGGATGGCTATGGAATGGAATGGCAGGAAGAGGCAAGAAGACGCAAGCTGAGCATCAACAAAAACACCCCAGAGGCACTACAAGTCATCACGGCAAAGGAGAGTCTGGAGCTTTTCAAGCAAATGGACGTAATGAACGAAGTGGAGCTCAAGGCCCACAAAGAGGTCGAGCTGGGAGCCTATATTTTTCATATTCAAATTGAAGGGCGTGTGTTGGGCGAAATGGTATACAACCATATTATTCCAGCAGCAGTAAAGTACCAAAATATCCTTTTGGAAAACATTCACGGGTTGAAAGAAGTATATGGCGCGGCCCACAAGAAAATGGGAGAAGTCCAGCTGAACATTTTGGAGCAGATCGCGGAGCATATCGTTGAAATCAAAAAGCTGACGGATGAAATGGCTGATGCCCGTAAGCGCGCCAATGGCATGTCAGCCGTGGAGAAAAAGGCCCAGGCCTATTGCAACAACGTAAAACCCTATTTTGATAAAATCCGGGAACACTCCGATACCTTGGAGAAATTGGTTGCCGATGAATTTTGGCCCTTTACCAAATATCGCGAGATGCTGTTCTCCAAATAG